The Alosa sapidissima isolate fAloSap1 chromosome 8, fAloSap1.pri, whole genome shotgun sequence genome contains a region encoding:
- the fbp1a gene encoding fructose-1,6-bisphosphatase 1a — protein sequence MSDRGSFDTNVVTLTRFVLEEGRKAKGTGELTTLLNSLCTAIKAISSAVRKAGIANLYGIAGSTNVTGDQVKKLDILSNVLVINMIKSSFTSCVLVTEENEEAIIVEAESRGKYVVCFDPLDGSSNIDCLASIGTIFAIYRKNSDDEPCESDALQPGRNIVAAGYALYGSATMMVLSTGQGVNCFMLDPAIGEFILVDRDVRIKKKGKIYSLNEGYAQYFDPAVTEYLQRKKFPEDGSAPYGARYVGSMVADVHRTLVYGGIFLYPANVKSPKGKLRLLYECNPMAFIMEQAGGKATTGAMDVLDIQPVGIHQRVPVVLGSPDDVNEYINIYKKHFP from the exons ATGTCAGACAGGGGGTCTTTCGATACCAATGTGGTAACTCTAACACGATTCGTATTAGAGGAAGGAAGAAAAGCTAAAGGTACGGGAGAGTTGACAACGCTTCTGAATTCACTGTGCACAGCCATCAAAGCTATCTCCAGTGCAGTCAGGAAGGCGGGGATCGCTAATCT TTATGGCATTGCTGGAAGTACAAATGTGACGGGTGACCAGGTGAAGAAGCTGGACATCCTCTCCAATGTCCTGGTCATCAACATGATTAAGTCATCCTTCACATCATGTGTGCTTGTTACAGAGGAGAATGAGGAGGCCATCATCGTGGAGGCTGAAAGCAGG GGCAAATATGTGGTATGCTTTGATCCTCTCGATGGCTCTTCAAACATTGACTGCCTTGCTTCAATCGGTACCATCTTTGCAATCTACAGAAAG AACTCTGATGACGAGCCGTGTGAATCAGACGCCCTGCAGCCGGGCAGGAACATTGTGGCGGCGGGGTATGCACTCTACGGCAGTGCCACCATGATGGTGCTCTCCACTGGTCAAGGAGTCAACTGCTTCATGCTGGATCCA GCTATTGGGGAGTTCATTCTGGTGGACAGAGATGTGAGAATCAAGAAGAAGGGGAAGATATACAGCTTGAATGAAGGCTATGCCCAGTACTTTGACCCGGCTGTAACAGAGTATTTGCAAAGGAAAAAGTTCCCAGAG GATGGCAGTGCTCCGTACGGCGCACGTTATGTGGGCTCTATGGTGGCCGATGTTCACCGGACTCTGGTTTACGGAGGAATCTTCCTGTACCCAGCCAATGTGAAGAGCCCAAAGGGAAAg CTGAGGCTGCTCTATGAGTGTAACCCCATGGCCTTCATCATGGAGCAGGCTGGAGGCAAGGCCACTACAGGGGCCATGGACGTGCTGGACATCCAGCCCGTGGGCATCCACCAGCGAGTCCCTGTGGTCCTGGGCTCTCCTGACGACGTGAACGAGTACATCAACATCTACAAGAAACACTTCCCCTGA